The following are from one region of the Biomphalaria glabrata chromosome 4, xgBioGlab47.1, whole genome shotgun sequence genome:
- the LOC106052382 gene encoding E3 ubiquitin-protein ligase CBLL2-like isoform X2: MIHLCEICELPILVYGRMLPCKHIFCFGCARKSEKACRRCNGKVQKVEKSALGTVFVCTHGAPKHDVHGCRRTYLSHRDLQSHIAHRHQPKAPSTKHVPSNPVAQQAPVQMPLTQQQAAQQASQKQIPTSVQSHLQASNMAVQSLIPASGLALTHSQSTGLPVSGQQMSPIPPLIPGLGDLRPSPGILSQNSPMAQATQSPNTLQQGLALSYGTAAQPNPDIYRALEMTALGQQQPPALQQGIGMHLALQNLQQYPKTPQFPASAPLIPQLSQGMVAPLHNMPPLSHQHSALPVQQNLDTYSKPPNVQSPSLSAPQSRNLITVPIQDEGQYRPLPYVPPMSSQSNHPSYQQGRPLTSNSFSSSNNYNLINTQNNLINTQNQSIGHPSALGGAQNMGHMGGSPAQNISHSQNLSVQSQNLAAQVSNLVGLTQNMVSHAQTLGGQGQNISGNSQLQYPPVSNNAGLMINPRPNNPHSRPLNSTPTVNRFQQHPHWQNPRGIQPRMSQGQNRPRPDNQFNHGNYYS, from the exons ATGATTCACCTGTGTGAGATTTGTGAACTGCCTATCCTAGTTTATGGCCGCATG CTACCCTGTAAACACATTTTCTGCTTTGGTTGTGCTAGAAAATCTGAGAAGGCTTGTAGAAG atgTAATGGTAAAGTTCAGAAGGTGGAAAAGTCTGCATTGGGGACTGTTTTTGTCTGCACTCATGGGGCACCCAAGCATGACGTTCATGGATGTCGGAGAACCTACCTCTCTCACCGAGATCTGCAGTCTCACATCGCACACAGACACCAACCCAAGGCCCCCAGCACCAAGCATGTGCCCTCGAATCCAGTTGCCCAACAAGCACCTGTGCAGATGCCCTTGACCCAACAACAGGCAGCACAGCAGGCCTCCCAGAAGCAGATTCCAACTTCCGTTCAGTCCCACTTGCAAGCATCCAATATGGCGGTGCAGAGTTTGATTCCGGCATCCGGTCTAGCCCTTACCCATTCACAGTCCACAGGGCTACCAGTCAGCGGTCAGCAGATGAGCCCCATTCCACCTCTTATCCCTGGCTTAGGCGACCTCCGCCCATCCCCTGGGATATTGAGCCAAAACTCTCCTATGGCACAAGCTACTCAAAGCCCAAATACACTTCAACAAGGGCTTGCTCTGTCGTATGGTACAGCTGCCCAGCCAAACCCAGATATCTATAGAGCTTTAGAAATGACAGCATTGGGACAGCAACAGCCCCCAGCTCTTCAGCAAGGAATCGGGATGCACCTGGCTCTTCAAAACCTCCAGCAGTATCCAAAGACGCCGCAGTTTCCTGCATCCGCGCCCTTAATACCCCAGCTATCTCAAGGCATGGTGGCCCCACTGCATAATATGCCGCCACTGTCCCATCAGCATTCAGCTCTTCCTGTTCAGCAAAACTTGGATACGTATTCCAAGCCCCCCAACGTTCAATCCCCTTCTTTGTCTGCACCACAGTCTCGTAATTTAATAACTGTACCCATCCAAGATGAAGGACAATATCGGCCCCTCCCTTACGTTCCCCCGATGTCCAGTCAATCAAACCATCCTAGTTATCAGCAAGGGAGACCATTGACCTCTAACTCATTTTCAAGTTCTAACAATTATAATCTTATAAATACCCAAAATAATCTTATAAATACCCAAAATCAAAGCATTGGTCATCCTTCGGCTTTAGGTGGGGCTCAGAATATGGGTCACATGGGAGGAAGTCCAGCACAAAACATTAGCCACTCTCAGAACTTGAGTGTCCAGTCACAGAACTTAGCCGCCCAAGTTTCTAATCTTGTTGGTCTGACTCAGAACATGGTTTCTCATGCACAGACTCTGGGAGGTCAGGGTCAAAACATTAGCGGTAACTCTCAGTTGCAGTACCCGCCAGTGTCCAACAATGCCGGCTTGATGATCAATCCAAGACCCAACAATCCTCACTCCAGGCCATTGAATAGCACCCCAACAGTCAACCGATTCCAGCAGCACCCCCACTGGCAGAATCCTAGAGGGATCCAACCTAGAATGAGTCAAGGGCAGAACCGGCCTAGACCTGATAATCAGTTTAACCATGGCAACTACTACAGTTAA
- the LOC106052382 gene encoding E3 ubiquitin-protein ligase Hakai-like isoform X1, which yields MMEEIDEEVVENPTLRAAFSLAPLHQGQPLQWDYEAHLIGEKILNKMIHLCEICELPILVYGRMLPCKHIFCFGCARKSEKACRRCNGKVQKVEKSALGTVFVCTHGAPKHDVHGCRRTYLSHRDLQSHIAHRHQPKAPSTKHVPSNPVAQQAPVQMPLTQQQAAQQASQKQIPTSVQSHLQASNMAVQSLIPASGLALTHSQSTGLPVSGQQMSPIPPLIPGLGDLRPSPGILSQNSPMAQATQSPNTLQQGLALSYGTAAQPNPDIYRALEMTALGQQQPPALQQGIGMHLALQNLQQYPKTPQFPASAPLIPQLSQGMVAPLHNMPPLSHQHSALPVQQNLDTYSKPPNVQSPSLSAPQSRNLITVPIQDEGQYRPLPYVPPMSSQSNHPSYQQGRPLTSNSFSSSNNYNLINTQNNLINTQNQSIGHPSALGGAQNMGHMGGSPAQNISHSQNLSVQSQNLAAQVSNLVGLTQNMVSHAQTLGGQGQNISGNSQLQYPPVSNNAGLMINPRPNNPHSRPLNSTPTVNRFQQHPHWQNPRGIQPRMSQGQNRPRPDNQFNHGNYYS from the exons ATGATGGAAGAAATAG aTGAAGAAGTTGTAGAGAACCCAACCTTGAGGGCTGCCTTCAGCCTAGCACCTCTGCACCAGGGCCAGCCATTACAATGGGACTATGAG GCTCACTTAATTGGGGAAAAAATCTTGAACAAAATGATTCACCTGTGTGAGATTTGTGAACTGCCTATCCTAGTTTATGGCCGCATG CTACCCTGTAAACACATTTTCTGCTTTGGTTGTGCTAGAAAATCTGAGAAGGCTTGTAGAAG atgTAATGGTAAAGTTCAGAAGGTGGAAAAGTCTGCATTGGGGACTGTTTTTGTCTGCACTCATGGGGCACCCAAGCATGACGTTCATGGATGTCGGAGAACCTACCTCTCTCACCGAGATCTGCAGTCTCACATCGCACACAGACACCAACCCAAGGCCCCCAGCACCAAGCATGTGCCCTCGAATCCAGTTGCCCAACAAGCACCTGTGCAGATGCCCTTGACCCAACAACAGGCAGCACAGCAGGCCTCCCAGAAGCAGATTCCAACTTCCGTTCAGTCCCACTTGCAAGCATCCAATATGGCGGTGCAGAGTTTGATTCCGGCATCCGGTCTAGCCCTTACCCATTCACAGTCCACAGGGCTACCAGTCAGCGGTCAGCAGATGAGCCCCATTCCACCTCTTATCCCTGGCTTAGGCGACCTCCGCCCATCCCCTGGGATATTGAGCCAAAACTCTCCTATGGCACAAGCTACTCAAAGCCCAAATACACTTCAACAAGGGCTTGCTCTGTCGTATGGTACAGCTGCCCAGCCAAACCCAGATATCTATAGAGCTTTAGAAATGACAGCATTGGGACAGCAACAGCCCCCAGCTCTTCAGCAAGGAATCGGGATGCACCTGGCTCTTCAAAACCTCCAGCAGTATCCAAAGACGCCGCAGTTTCCTGCATCCGCGCCCTTAATACCCCAGCTATCTCAAGGCATGGTGGCCCCACTGCATAATATGCCGCCACTGTCCCATCAGCATTCAGCTCTTCCTGTTCAGCAAAACTTGGATACGTATTCCAAGCCCCCCAACGTTCAATCCCCTTCTTTGTCTGCACCACAGTCTCGTAATTTAATAACTGTACCCATCCAAGATGAAGGACAATATCGGCCCCTCCCTTACGTTCCCCCGATGTCCAGTCAATCAAACCATCCTAGTTATCAGCAAGGGAGACCATTGACCTCTAACTCATTTTCAAGTTCTAACAATTATAATCTTATAAATACCCAAAATAATCTTATAAATACCCAAAATCAAAGCATTGGTCATCCTTCGGCTTTAGGTGGGGCTCAGAATATGGGTCACATGGGAGGAAGTCCAGCACAAAACATTAGCCACTCTCAGAACTTGAGTGTCCAGTCACAGAACTTAGCCGCCCAAGTTTCTAATCTTGTTGGTCTGACTCAGAACATGGTTTCTCATGCACAGACTCTGGGAGGTCAGGGTCAAAACATTAGCGGTAACTCTCAGTTGCAGTACCCGCCAGTGTCCAACAATGCCGGCTTGATGATCAATCCAAGACCCAACAATCCTCACTCCAGGCCATTGAATAGCACCCCAACAGTCAACCGATTCCAGCAGCACCCCCACTGGCAGAATCCTAGAGGGATCCAACCTAGAATGAGTCAAGGGCAGAACCGGCCTAGACCTGATAATCAGTTTAACCATGGCAACTACTACAGTTAA